TGCTGCCAGCGGATCAGCGCCTCGTAGCCCAGCAGCCGCTCGTCGCTCAGGGCCACGATCGGTTGGTAGAACAGCCGCAGCTCCCCGGCGTCCACGGCGTGCCGCAGGTCGGTCTCCAGCTGGAGCTGGTCGACGTCCCCGCCGCTGAGCGCCTCGTCGTGCACGACGACCCGGCCCCGGCCGCCGTTCTCCTTGGCCCGGGTGAGCGCGCCGTGCGCCTGGCGCAGCAGCGCGTCGGGGGCGGCGTCGGAGCCCAGCGTCAGCCCCATGCTCGCCGACAGCACGATCTCCCGGTCGTTCACGTGGAACGGGTCGTCGAGCACCCGCATCAGCCGGTCGGCCAGGGTGCGCAGCGCCTCGACGTCGTCGACGTCCTCGGCCAGGATCAGGAACTCGTCGGCCCCGAGCCGGACGGCGGTGTCCTCCACCCGGGTCGACCAGCGCAGCCGGTCGGCGACCTGGCAGAGCAGCTGGTCGCCGGCCTCGTGACCCAGGGAGTCGTTGACCGACTTGAACCGGTCGAGGTCGAGGTAGACCAGCCCGACCGGGCCGCCGCGGCGACGGGACAGGTTCAGCGCGTGCTGCAGCCGGTCGGTGAGCGAGCGGCGGTTGGGCAGCCCGGTCAGCGGGTCGGTGAGCGCCCGGCGGACCAGGTCCTCCTCGGCACGTCGCCGGTCGGTGACGTCGACCAGGGAGAGGACGACGAACTGCGGGTCGCCGTTGGTGCGGCGGACCAGCTCGCGGGCCTGCTGCACCCAGAGCGTGCTGCCGTCGGCGCGCTGCAGCCGGCGCTCGCCGACCACCTCGAGGTGCGGGTCCAGGGCCGGCTCGCCGGCGGTGTGCGGCGGTGCGAGGTCCTCGACCGGGATGTCGTCGGGGTGGGCGAGCAGGTCCAGGTGCCGGCCGACGAGCTCGTCGGCGGTGCGGCCGGTCAGCGCGCACAGCGCCGGGTTGACCACCTGCAGGTGGCCGTCGAGGCCGACGACGGCCTTGCCGATCGGGGCGGAGAGGAACAGCGCGCGGAACAGCTGGCCGCGGTCGGCCAGCAGGGCGTCCACGGCCCGCGGCCCGCTGGGGGATCCCGGCGGGGTGGGCGGGGCGGAGAGACTCACCCGGACAGCCTCACCCATGCACCCGCAGTAACCGCGCAACTGAACCGGGAGCGTCGTGGTCGAGTCGTGACACCGCGTCACGGCTGGCGGGGTGCGGTGGCCGGTGGGGCGGCTGTGGTGCGGCTGTGGCGCGGTCCACCCGTCCACGCCCGTGTTGACGGCGCCCGGCGGGCCCGGCGACGATCCCGGGCATGGGCATCCTCGACCGCTTCCGTCTCGACGACCGCGTCGCCGTCGTCACCGGCGCCTCCTCCGGGCTGGGCGTCCGGTTCGCCACCGCGCTGGCCGAGGCCGGCGCCGACGTCGTCCTGGCCGGCCGCCGCGCCGACCGGCTGGAGGAGACCGCCGTCGACGTGCGGGCCACCGGGCGCCGCGCCCTCGTCGTCCCCACCGACGTGGCGGACCCCGACGCCTGCACGGCGCTGGTCGCCGCCGCGACCGCGGAGTTCGGCCGGCTCGACGTGCTGGTCAACAACGCCGGCGTCGGGACCGCCGTGCCGGCCACCCGGGAGACCCCCGAGCAGTTCCGCGCCGTGCTCGACGTGAACCTGATGGGCGCCTACTGGATGGCCCAGGCCTGCGGGCGGGTCATGCAGCCCGGTGCGGCGATCGTGAACATCAGCAGCGTCATCGGCCTGCACCCCCAGCCGCTGCCGCAGGCGGCCTACGCCTCCAGCAAGGCCGGGCTGATCGGCCTGACCCGCGACCTGGCCGCGCAGTGGTCGGGCCGCAAGGGCATCCGGGTCAACGCGGTGGCGCCGGGCTTCTTCGAGTCCGAGATGGGGGAGTCCTACGCCGAGGGGTACGTCGAGCGGCAGCTGGAGCGGATCGTGCTGGGCCGGCAGGGGCGGCTCGACGAGCTCGCCGCGACCGTCGTGTGGCTGGCCGGGGAGGGCGCCGGCTACGTCACCGGGCAGACCGTCGTGGTGGACGGCGGCTACACGATCGGCTGAGGTGTGACCGGGCTGACGGCACCGGGACGGAATGGTCCCGGTGCCGCGGCGGCTGACCGGTCACATGGACCTGTTCTCCCCCGTGCAGCTCGGTGACCTCGAGCTCGCCAACCGCATCGCCATGGCCCCGCTGACCCGGATGCGCTCGGGCGCCGACGGCGTGCCGGGCGACATCGTCGTCGAGCACTACGCCCAGCGCGCCAGTGCCGGCCTGATCGTCACCGAGGGCACGTACCCCAGCCACGAGTCGCGGGGCTACCCCGGCCAGCCCGGCATCGTCACCGACGAGCAGGCCGCCGGCTGGGCCCGCGTCGCCGACGCCGTGCACGCCGCCGGCGGCACCGTGGTCATGCAGCTGATGAACGCCGGCCGCGTCTCGCACACCGACATCACCGGCACCGACCGGATCGTCGCCCCCTCGGCCATCGCCATCGACGGGGAGGTGCACACCGCCGACGGCAAGAAGCCCTACCCGGTGCCGCACGCGCTGACCACCGAGGAGGCCCTCGCGGTCAAGGCCGAGTTCGTCGCCGCCGCCCGCCGCGCCGTCGACGCCGGTCTGGACGGGGTCGAGGTGCACGGCGCCAACGGCTACCTGCTGCACGAGTTCCTCGCCGCGGACACCAACCTGCGCACCGACGTCTACGGCGGCAGCCCGGAGGCCCGGGCCCGCTTCGTCGTCGAGGTCGTCACCGAGGTGGCCGCCGAGATCGGCGCCGGTCGCGTGGGCCTGCGGATCTCCCCGTCGCACGGCGTGCAGGGCGTGGTCGAGCCCGACGCCGCCGACGTGCACGAGACCTACGGGATCCTCGTCGACGCGCTGGCCCCGCTGGGCCTAGCCTACCTGTCGGTGCTGCACGCCGAGCCCGCCGGCGAGCTGGTGCAGGACCTGCGCACCCGCTTCGGCGGCCCGCTCATGGCCAACACCGGCTTCGCCTCGCCGACCGCCCGCGAGGAGGCCATCGGCTTCGTCGAGTCCGGGCAGGCCGAGGTCGTGGCCGTGGGCCGCGCCCTCATCGCCAACCCGGACCTGGTGCAGCGCTGGGTCGGCGGGCACGAGGAGAACGAGCCCGACTCGTCCACGTTCTACGGCGGCGGCGCCGAGGGCTACACCGACTACCCGGCCCTGCACACCGCCGGCGTCTGACCTCTCGCACGTCCCCTCGGGCCCGATCGCACACCGCGGTCGGGCCCGAGCTGGTGCTGGAACAGGTCGTAGTGGTTGAGTGTTCAAGTGAGTGACCGAGGAGGTCTCGACATGGACAAGAAGATCGGTTTCCTGAGCTTCGGGAACTGGAACCCGGGCCGTGGCTCGCAGGTGCGCACCGGGCGCGACGCCCTCGTGCAGAGCGTCGAGCTCGCCGTCGCCGCCGAGGAGCTCGGCCTGGACGGCGCCTACTACCGGGTGCACCACTTCGCCCGGCAGCTGGCCGCCCCGTTC
This sequence is a window from Geodermatophilaceae bacterium NBWT11. Protein-coding genes within it:
- a CDS encoding EAL domain-containing protein, which codes for MGEAVRVSLSAPPTPPGSPSGPRAVDALLADRGQLFRALFLSAPIGKAVVGLDGHLQVVNPALCALTGRTADELVGRHLDLLAHPDDIPVEDLAPPHTAGEPALDPHLEVVGERRLQRADGSTLWVQQARELVRRTNGDPQFVVLSLVDVTDRRRAEEDLVRRALTDPLTGLPNRRSLTDRLQHALNLSRRRGGPVGLVYLDLDRFKSVNDSLGHEAGDQLLCQVADRLRWSTRVEDTAVRLGADEFLILAEDVDDVEALRTLADRLMRVLDDPFHVNDREIVLSASMGLTLGSDAAPDALLRQAHGALTRAKENGGRGRVVVHDEALSGGDVDQLQLETDLRHAVDAGELRLFYQPIVALSDERLLGYEALIRWQHPTRGLLPPGAFLDAAENNRLTSKLGAWVLKQACGDAAGWEPSLRVHVNISSRHLAEPGFSELVAASLEESGLEPGRLELEITESTALFAAEATLRSVSEVTASGVTLALDDFGTGYSAITALHRLPIHTVKIDRSFVADVVTEPSTAALVQGLLQLGQGMGLEVIAEGIEDADQATWLREHGCLMAQGYAFGRPAPLPAPTPA
- a CDS encoding alkene reductase, with translation MDLFSPVQLGDLELANRIAMAPLTRMRSGADGVPGDIVVEHYAQRASAGLIVTEGTYPSHESRGYPGQPGIVTDEQAAGWARVADAVHAAGGTVVMQLMNAGRVSHTDITGTDRIVAPSAIAIDGEVHTADGKKPYPVPHALTTEEALAVKAEFVAAARRAVDAGLDGVEVHGANGYLLHEFLAADTNLRTDVYGGSPEARARFVVEVVTEVAAEIGAGRVGLRISPSHGVQGVVEPDAADVHETYGILVDALAPLGLAYLSVLHAEPAGELVQDLRTRFGGPLMANTGFASPTAREEAIGFVESGQAEVVAVGRALIANPDLVQRWVGGHEENEPDSSTFYGGGAEGYTDYPALHTAGV
- a CDS encoding SDR family oxidoreductase, giving the protein MGILDRFRLDDRVAVVTGASSGLGVRFATALAEAGADVVLAGRRADRLEETAVDVRATGRRALVVPTDVADPDACTALVAAATAEFGRLDVLVNNAGVGTAVPATRETPEQFRAVLDVNLMGAYWMAQACGRVMQPGAAIVNISSVIGLHPQPLPQAAYASSKAGLIGLTRDLAAQWSGRKGIRVNAVAPGFFESEMGESYAEGYVERQLERIVLGRQGRLDELAATVVWLAGEGAGYVTGQTVVVDGGYTIG